ACTGATGTCCATGGAGTCTATAATTATTTTCCCTTCGGCGGGTTCAACAAGCCGAAACAATGCACCAATTAAAGTTGTCTTGCCACTTCCTGTTCGACCAACAATACCAATCTTATCTCTACCTTGAAACTTGCAAGTGATACCGTGTAGTACAAGTGGTGCATCTCCCCTGTACCTAATCTGTCAAACGAAAATCAATAGCGTACGTTTGTTAGTGTTTTTAAAGGATGTACCCAGTCAGACATACATGCATATATTAATATTTGATTACCTTCAGATCTTTAAGCTCCACACTGCCAACTTGGGGCCAATCTGGTGCTGGTCGGTTTTCTTCAATAACTTCTGGTGCTTCACTCGGAATGTCCATGTACTGATTCACCCGTTCCACAGATATTATTTTATTTGCGAGGTCACATTGCTTTTGTATGGTGTTAACAAAGGAATTATTTAGGGAAAGGCCATAGGACAATGCCATTCCAATAAAACCTGCCCAAGTATATAAAGTAATTAGTTTTCTGATGGGAATGTTGATTTCTTTATAATCTGGTGGTGGATATTAAATAAGTATATTTGCAATGACTTTGGCACATAGAAATTGGGCATAGTGTTACTAGCTCCATTGTACTACAAAGAAAGCATGCTTTCGCAGCAAAAGCTAAAATTTCATAACACCTAATACCAGGAGCCTATGAAAACACAGATAAAAGGTTCTTTGCACTGCATATAATGCTTTACTGCAAATCAGATGCATGCAGGACTCAATCGTCATAGAACTTGTCAGCTAACATAAGTTTTCAGACCGGGGGTGTTATCCTCctcgaaagaaaaaaaacttaaGCTTGTCCAGCCCTTGAAACAATTATGTGATGGTTGTACTTACAATAAGCTACTTACCAGGGCTAAAAGTTCCTGCAGGAAGAAGAGCCATGACAAAGGCAGAAGAAGAAAGAACCACAGCACCCATTATTTCCAGACGTTCAATCAACCATTCAGTTGCTGCAAAATTAAAGAAGTATGGACCAGCATTCTTGTCAACTAGCTCCAGATTCTTAGCAAAGAAATGATCTTCTTCCTCAAAGGCGCGTATTGTTATAGCCCCTGAGATCGATTCACCTAAGTGATTTGCTAGAGCAGACTTGGTGGTTCCATTGATCCGCATCAATTCCTTAGCTGAGGCTAAATAGTACCTCTGCATGAACAAACATAACAATTCTCAGTCAACGGAAATTGTGAAACGACGAGAGTAAACTAATTCACCTCAAGGATGGAAATAGCAATGAAATAACCAAAGAAATGGGATTTAGCCAGACAGAAAGAAAGCCACACCAATCACCTGCAACTGAATTACCAAAACTATCATCGGCAGTGCTACAAACAGAACTTGCCATACAACAACAGCCAATACCCCCACATTGCTATATGCGTTTAAGCAGGAACTGAGGCTAAACATGAATGCAAATGGAATATCAAGGTCAACGATACTCAAATCTGAAGAGACCTGCAGGTTGGGGGAGAGGGGGTTAATTCATCATTACAAAACGTAGGAATGTAAAACATAATTATAGCTGTTGCTTGTTCCAGAATTTTTACCCGGCTAAGAATCCTTCCTTGAGGAGTAGAATCAAAAAAGGACATAGGTGAACGGAACAATGAATTGAGTAACTGGGAAAATAAGGATCTTGAAGTTTGGACGCCAAGAACAACGACAAATAAAGATCTCGATAGCACAAAGATCATTGTGCAAACTCCAATACCAACATACACAGAAATTAACTTCAGTGTACTAACATGAGGATTTTGGACATTGGCAGCCATCCATGAATTCTGGGATATTTGCCCAGCTAAGAAAACTATGTGAGACATGACAGAAAGAGAGGCATAGAAGAAGCCTTTATTCTGGCGCAGGTAGAGCATATAAGGCTTAAGACCTGTATCCCCTGATTCTCTTTCCTCTGTCTTGATCAGTTGATCTACTGGTGATGGCCTCACAGACTCTATGTATCTGTCTACATGAATTCCGTCTGTCTCCTTTGTTGGTATTTCCTTTGCTCCGTGGGGAGCACCGTTAGGATCTTGAACACCAACAGTATCTTTATGTGCATTTACAAGGTACTTGAATTCTTGGCAATCTGCCAATAAATCTTGATAAGGTGCAGACCGAATAACCTCCCCATCTGACATTAACTGCCAAACGATATCACTAGTTTTAGTGGAAATCGACAAAAAAAAGAATACGCCTCACTacaaataaatataaatcatagTGGCATATAaatcatgagagagagagagagagagagaccagaATGGAGTCAAATACAGGTAGAAAATCCACTTGGTGGGTCACCAAAAGAACAGTCTTGTCTGATAGAACACCCATGACATAATCCTGTCACACAAGTTACATTAAAGGTTAATCGGTCAAAACAGTTTGTAATAAAAAAGGAATGCAATCTGAGTCTGCTGATAAGGTAGGTTCTTACATTAAAGAGGCTTGTTGCTGTATGGGCATCAACGGCACTGAAAGGGTCATCAAGAAGATATATGTCTGCATTCTGGTATAGTGCACGAGCAAGCTGAACACGCTGCTTCTGACCACCACTTAGATTTACTCCTCTCTCCCCAATTTGCGTGCGGTCGCCGAATGGCAGCATTTCAAGGTCCTTGACCAATGAGCATCTCTCAATTGTTTCTTGGTATATTTGTCTGTCCATCAAAGATCCGAAGAGGATGTTATCCTGTACAGTTCCTGTTTGGATCCATGCAGTCTGAGAAACATATGCTATTTTCCCACAGACTTCAATCTAATATGAACACAAAGGTTAATGATTTGATTAGTTAAAAAAAATAGTGCATGAATTTTACGATAACAAAAGGTACAACACAAGAGGATACTAATTAACATAATTTTTTAGTTAATGATCTGAAATATGAACATTATGAATTAACGATAACAATAAATTGCAGGAGCAACAATTTTTTTAGTGCATGAGAAAACCCAAAAGGGATAACTAAAGAACATCATGTATTTGAGATAACAAAAGTGTGTCATAACCTAACAATTTTGGCAGCCATTTGATTTTCTAgttagaaaaaagaagaagataatCGAAAAGCATACCGTGCCTTCAGTTTTGGGGACCTCTCCAAGTACAGCAGCCAAAAGCGTTGACTTCCCTGATCCTACCTCTCCACAAATTGCAACCTTTTCTCCAGCTTTCACCACCAGATTTATATTGTTTAGAGTTGGTTTTGATGGATTCTCATCCCAGGAGAAACTGCATGAGTTCATCACTATTGGGTAATCGATGCCCACGCGGTATTTCTTCCTAAGTTGTCCATTCAGCTCAGGTGCATCAAGAAACTTTGATATCCGAGTGAACCCAACCTTAGCTTGTATCAGCACTGCAATAACATCCGGTATTGTCCTAACTGGGTCTTGCACGAGACGCAGAGTTGCCACAGTGGTGAACACATTGCTAGCATCAAGAGGGATTTTGAAAAGATAGCATGTTAGAAAGGTTGCTGCCGAAACTAAAACAGGTGATGACCAGAACAGGAAACTGTTGTACGCCCTCCTAAGCAGGAATGCTGACAACCACTTATACTCAACCTCCCTCAATCCCTCGATGACCTTCTTGAAGTGACCTTCCCATGAATAAAGTTTCAAGATCTTCATATGAACTAAGGACTCGGACATGGCTTTCAATCTCACATCTTGAGCTTCCATAAGCTTACTCTGAAATTTGTGTTGCAGCTTGGCCACCGGAGCATTACCAATTACAGTGATAATGATGACAGCCAATGATGAGACTGCTGCAGCACCAACTGCATTGTACAGAATTGCCAGAGCAATGCAAAGTTGAACACTTGTTGTCCATGTTTGGTGGAACCAGTATGGGAATTCCCCAATCCGGTAGGCATCGACAGTCACATAGTTCATAATCTGTCCAGAAGAGTGCTTCATTTTTGCGGAGTTTGATAGCTTCTGTTGCTTCTTATAAATAGCTGCTGATAGGAATGACCTCACCTGGAGTCCTAATCTCCGAGTGCGGAAAAACCACTGCCTCTGCGACAAAGATTCACAGCATTTGCAAACAAACATTGTCGCAGCCAGCACAAAGCCTTCATATTTGAAGGTCCCTTTACCAACTGATACATTGATGAATGCCTTGAGAAGCAATGGGCCTGTAGATAAGGTGAGCACCTTGAGCAAAGCAAAGAAACCTGAGACTATGATCTCACGCTTGTGGCAAGAAACAATAGTCCACAAGATTGACGGAGTGGCATGTGAATGGGACTGCTTGCTGTTCAGcttctccaagaacatcaagtacTGGTTATGTGCTCGGTCTGTGGTTTGTAGAAGTGGCATATCTTTGTCCTCAAGAGGCTTCTCATAACCCAACTTCATCAAATGGTTCAACCACCAAAATGACATCTTGCTGAAGAAACCAGCTTTAGCAAAAGAAGTTACCTGAGTGTCAGAATCAGCTATCTGACCATCTGCCTCAGTGTTCAGTGGCTTGTATAAAGCATTTCCTGTTGCCTGGTAACCGTCTTCATCATGGGTGCAACGGACGCCATAAAGTAGGAAGAGAAATGCAGCTGGTAGGGACAGAACATCCAAACATGCCTTAATGGTGATTGCCTTATCTGCAACAATGCCAACAACCGAGGAACAGCATATGAATGCTGCGTACACGACCACCAGAATCGACCAAAGTGGAACAAACGAAGCTCCAAGAAACCGAGGCCTGACGCTGAAAGCAAAGCTGGAGAGGACCAAACTGAATCCTTGAGATAATGTCACAAGCCACCAGTGTGGCAGGTAAGCAGCAGCATCCTGACTGAAGATGCTTCCCAGCATCGACAGTCCTAGGCCAAGATAAACCAGCCCCAGGCAGCCACTGAAGACCACTGCAGCCAACTGCAGTGGTGAGCCGACTGCGACGAGCCCTTGAGCAGATCCTCCACTATTTGGGATTTTGATAACCAACTGGAGAGCGAGCGCGAGGACGAGCAGCAAGCCGATGCCAGTCGCCGCCAGATGATTCGTGCAAGTGGAAGAGTCAAATACTTCCTTGAACGCACATGAAAGTGCATCTTGGTTGGAGCATACTGGACCCCCACACAAGTTCATCATCCAAGAACCTGATGAAATGGCCGAGTATTAGAGTGAGATTCCCAGCTTGTATCCCAAAATGATGTAGCTATGTAACAAGAGAAAGGTGAAGCGAGGACTAACCTGTGAGGGACCCCATCTATGCAATCTCGATTACACCGCTAACTTGATCAGGTTCCTGCAGAGACAAATGAAACAATTGTTTGCTGAACACGGTGACAAAGGACAGTATTAAACGAGAATTGTTGTTTTCTGAACAAACGGACAAAGAACAGATACTAGAACAATTTGTACTGGAGCAAGAATCAAGATCATAATTGTTTGTGTGTACTACTCAAATATATCCCAACCCCACACAAGACCAAGATCGCTGTGCGGCATTTAATAAATAAAAAAATCAAGGAACCCCAAAGCCACACTGTTCTTCATGACCACCATCAGAAGTTCAGAACAAGAAGATGAACCCTCACGAATCACGAGTGGCCATCAGCTACGCTCCCCCACGAATCGCCATGGGCAATGCTCGACTAACATTTACCAAATACGGAAGAGGAAACACCCTTCCGCATTGACCCACATTTTTTTGTCCTTTCTTCCAAAAAATTTCCCCTTTCACTTTCCTGACTGACCCGGTTCCTCCTTGATTGACAGGGTGCGCAATGGCGGCAGTACTGACCTGTATAGCGGCTAcggcggcggcctcctcggcgtCGTCGCTGGCCGCGATCCCCAGGGCGTATTGACGGGCGGCAGTGGACTCACTCGCACCTCCTGGGCACGGCGGGCCGCGGGCCTTTTCATCAGTGGAGGCcgggggtgggtgggtgggagGAGTTGCGGCGCTTGATGACAGAAGGAAGGACGGAGGTAGGAGCCGCCGCGCTAGAGGACAGGGGCGGAGGGGGACGGGGGCGCGCGCAATCGTCACTGCTCGCGTCGTCGcggcccgccggcaagccgccggTACCCGGCTGTGGCTGTCGGGCGTGCCGTGCCCCGCATCGCTTCTCCTCCGCCGGCAGTGAGACTGGTAATATCCGTACACGTGGATGGTCGACTATAATGAGGGGCAGGACAAAGAACACAAAAGTAATAGTAGAAAATTATAACTACGTAGCCACGGCTACCAGCACTCAAGCACGGTGAAGCCGCACCGCTGTGACACACTAGCACTACTAGAGAAACCCTAATAGTAGCGCGTGTTTTATGGCTAGCAGTAGCGTTTATACAAGTGCTACCACTAAGGCTAGGCATAGTGGGGTAACTTAGGTAGTAACTTAACATATCCCAAGACAATTTTGCTTATGTCGCAAGTATTTAATAAGAAAAAAGGTGattgtggtaacataatatgttactgtaacatagcgcttCCCGAAGCAAAACGAGTCTATGAGCTAATAAATGAAGCAATCTATGACACTAGTACTTATGTTACTTTGCGCTATGgaggtagtaacttagactagtgttatatgcatgacactagtataagttacttcccactatgaccagcctaaggcgctacagctaactggtaccagtagcgctggaaagggagcgctactgctatacctagttagcagtagcgcttttgtTGGGAAAACGCTACTGATAGTAGTAAGTAGCAGTAACATTTCTTCTGAaaagcgctgctgctaacttttcctgtatttttaaaaatacagcttattttcgttgtggttttatatacattactttcatcatatgattttatgaccatgattagttattatatataacagtgggtgaaatgaacgtgGATTAGAtgcaagtggaggcaacatgtggtgcacttCGAAAACGTAgagtagattcaagtggaggcaacatgtggcgcatgtcgaaagtactactaatccaaacttgatctagtttggattagtagtacgttcgatgtgcaccacatgttgcctccacttgaatctaatctaCGTTCATTTCACCTACTGatatatataataactcatcatgcccatataacaacttagcatcatgcatcatcgatCATAATAATAAATAACTCATCATTGGTATCATAATAATAAGTCCTACTCATCATCAtcgatcatacaacttctacttgataccataataacaagtcatactcatcatcatcatagtcatctaaccaatcctacttagttgttcttagcacatgatcatgagtattagctaggacctaaataccctctctaaggtaaaatagcataaaacatgataggccctgactctccattatggagaatggagattatcttGTCTCCAATTCTTTCccttcgcacaatgttgcttccaagtagctccCTACGATTGACCATACATTTTTTCAATCTCTGATTGTCATGTCTTCATCCCTTTTAGAAATCTGGCATGGATAGGagtgattcgtaggatgacctggccgtaagttcaaaacatcaaggcgacctttCCGAAACATCAAATAaggcacacaatccttcgggATTTTCTGTCGGAAAACATAGTAATGACTTCGTAGTTAGCAACGTAGTTGagttttagaagaatttatgcaaaagatgcacggatgtcgtaatagtaaaagatcttaccatgacatctccatggatattaccgtagttcaacacgtgcactagtggcacgtattgaccataatgtggagaagtttgataatagatattgtaattctcaagatcagtaataaatgagatcagatgatttttctcctgccatcttccgcacattctttaaagaatgaaaataagctatcaatggaaataagctgtcaactatcttgaaataaacaatataaattatttaataactatgtttgaaaaactcacatagcggtagaattggaagcgtatcaataAGGACCCAAATATCCAAATTGTCTTCggcgatgtcaggatcaccaagatc
This sequence is a window from Aegilops tauschii subsp. strangulata cultivar AL8/78 chromosome 7, Aet v6.0, whole genome shotgun sequence. Protein-coding genes within it:
- the LOC109734792 gene encoding ABC transporter C family member 10 → MGSLTGSWMMNLCGGPVCSNQDALSCAFKEVFDSSTCTNHLAATGIGLLLVLALALQLVIKIPNSGGSAQGLVAVGSPLQLAAVVFSGCLGLVYLGLGLSMLGSIFSQDAAAYLPHWWLVTLSQGFSLVLSSFAFSVRPRFLGASFVPLWSILVVVYAAFICCSSVVGIVADKAITIKACLDVLSLPAAFLFLLYGVRCTHDEDGYQATGNALYKPLNTEADGQIADSDTQVTSFAKAGFFSKMSFWWLNHLMKLGYEKPLEDKDMPLLQTTDRAHNQYLMFLEKLNSKQSHSHATPSILWTIVSCHKREIIVSGFFALLKVLTLSTGPLLLKAFINVSVGKGTFKYEGFVLAATMFVCKCCESLSQRQWFFRTRRLGLQVRSFLSAAIYKKQQKLSNSAKMKHSSGQIMNYVTVDAYRIGEFPYWFHQTWTTSVQLCIALAILYNAVGAAAVSSLAVIIITVIGNAPVAKLQHKFQSKLMEAQDVRLKAMSESLVHMKILKLYSWEGHFKKVIEGLREVEYKWLSAFLLRRAYNSFLFWSSPVLVSAATFLTCYLFKIPLDASNVFTTVATLRLVQDPVRTIPDVIAVLIQAKVGFTRISKFLDAPELNGQLRKKYRVGIDYPIVMNSCSFSWDENPSKPTLNNINLVVKAGEKVAICGEVGSGKSTLLAAVLGEVPKTEGTIEVCGKIAYVSQTAWIQTGTVQDNILFGSLMDRQIYQETIERCSLVKDLEMLPFGDRTQIGERGVNLSGGQKQRVQLARALYQNADIYLLDDPFSAVDAHTATSLFNDYVMGVLSDKTVLLVTHQVDFLPVFDSILLMSDGEVIRSAPYQDLLADCQEFKYLVNAHKDTVGVQDPNGAPHGAKEIPTKETDGIHVDRYIESVRPSPVDQLIKTEERESGDTGLKPYMLYLRQNKGFFYASLSVMSHIVFLAGQISQNSWMAANVQNPHVSTLKLISVYVGIGVCTMIFVLSRSLFVVVLGVQTSRSLFSQLLNSLFRSPMSFFDSTPQGRILSRVSSDLSIVDLDIPFAFMFSLSSCLNAYSNVGVLAVVVWQVLFVALPMIVLVIQLQRYYLASAKELMRINGTTKSALANHLGESISGAITIRAFEEEDHFFAKNLELVDKNAGPYFFNFAATEWLIERLEIMGAVVLSSSAFVMALLPAGTFSPGFIGMALSYGLSLNNSFVNTIQKQCDLANKIISVERVNQYMDIPSEAPEVIEENRPAPDWPQVGSVELKDLKIRYRGDAPLVLHGITCKFQGRDKIGIVGRTGSGKTTLIGALFRLVEPAEGKIIIDSMDISTIGLHDLRSRLGIIPQDPTLFQGTVRYNLDPLGQFSDQQIWEVLEKCQLLEAVQEKKQGLDSLVAEDGSNWSMGQRQLFCLGRTLLKRCRILVLDEATASIDNTTDAVLQKTIRTEFKHCTVITVAHRIPTVMDCDMVLAMSDGKVAEYDKPSKLMETEGSLFRELVNEYWSYTSNGNI